One segment of Eriocheir sinensis breed Jianghai 21 unplaced genomic scaffold, ASM2467909v1 Scaffold522, whole genome shotgun sequence DNA contains the following:
- the LOC126992928 gene encoding uncharacterized protein LOC126992928 isoform X2, which produces MSKQKRRNAFFYFMMAKKPEVEKRLKRKVEKRLKRKVEMAKLVTAEWQALPKEQWRKYQLMTGESRERLECRGVPLRCLDEADREEKHQAEEMKRDIADLVDMYRMGNGVCHRAASARKHSLETHKLLGDSEGFGNSLEETAENLKQLLSKVKIFSPDLLYRLMYLAAVSDIPLSVTTEMLEECGLDYLPKTACSIVQLMEAGKGSC; this is translated from the exons ATGAGCAAGCAGAAGAGACGCAACGCCTTCTTCTACTTCATGATGGCCAAGAAACCCGAG gtggagaagcggctcaagagaaaggtggagaagcggctcaagagaaaggtggagatggCCAAGCTGGTGACGGCGGAGTGGCAG GCACTCCCGAAGGAACAGTGGAGGAAGTACCAGCTGATGACCGGAGAAAGCAGGGAGAGGCTGGAGTGCCGAGGGGTGCCGCTGCGGTGCCTGGACGAGGCGGACCGGGAGGAAAAGCACCAGgccgaggagatgaagagggacatTGCCGACTTGGTGGACATGTACCGGATGGGCAATGgtgtctg CCATCGTGCTGCCTCGGCCAGGAAGCACTCGCTGGAGACTCACAAGCTGCTGGGTGACTCGGAGGGCTTCGGGAACAGCCTTGAGGAAACTGCCGAGAATCTGAAGCAGCTCTTGTCCAAG gTCAAGATCTTCTCCCCGGACCTGCTGTACCGGTTGATGTACTTGGCGGCAGTGAGTGACATCCCCCTGTCCGTGACCACTGAGATGCTGGAAGAGTGTGGCCTGGACTACCTCCCCAAAACAGCCTGCTCG atcGTGCAACTGATGGAAGCTGGCAAAGGAAGTTGCTGA
- the LOC126992928 gene encoding trichohyalin-like isoform X1, with amino-acid sequence MSKQKRRNAFFYFMMAKKPEVEKRLKRKVEKRLKRKVEKRLKRKVEKRLKRKVEKRLKRKVEKRLKRKVEKRLKRKVEKRLKRKVEMAKLVTAEWQALPKEQWRKYQLMTGESRERLECRGVPLRCLDEADREEKHQAEEMKRDIADLVDMYRMGNGVCHRAASARKHSLETHKLLGDSEGFGNSLEETAENLKQLLSKVKIFSPDLLYRLMYLAAVSDIPLSVTTEMLEECGLDYLPKTACSIVQLMEAGKGSC; translated from the exons ATGAGCAAGCAGAAGAGACGCAACGCCTTCTTCTACTTCATGATGGCCAAGAAACCCGAGGTGGAGAAGCGGctcaagagaaaggtggagaagcggctcaagagaaaggtggagaagcggctcaagagaaaggtggagaagcggctcaagagaaaggtggagaagcggctcaagagaaaggtggagaagcggctcaagagaaaggtggagaagcggctcaagagaaaggtggagaagcggctcaagagaaaggtggagatggCCAAGCTGGTGACGGCGGAGTGGCAG GCACTCCCGAAGGAACAGTGGAGGAAGTACCAGCTGATGACCGGAGAAAGCAGGGAGAGGCTGGAGTGCCGAGGGGTGCCGCTGCGGTGCCTGGACGAGGCGGACCGGGAGGAAAAGCACCAGgccgaggagatgaagagggacatTGCCGACTTGGTGGACATGTACCGGATGGGCAATGgtgtctg CCATCGTGCTGCCTCGGCCAGGAAGCACTCGCTGGAGACTCACAAGCTGCTGGGTGACTCGGAGGGCTTCGGGAACAGCCTTGAGGAAACTGCCGAGAATCTGAAGCAGCTCTTGTCCAAG gTCAAGATCTTCTCCCCGGACCTGCTGTACCGGTTGATGTACTTGGCGGCAGTGAGTGACATCCCCCTGTCCGTGACCACTGAGATGCTGGAAGAGTGTGGCCTGGACTACCTCCCCAAAACAGCCTGCTCG atcGTGCAACTGATGGAAGCTGGCAAAGGAAGTTGCTGA